From Pseudobdellovibrio exovorus JSS, a single genomic window includes:
- a CDS encoding glycosyltransferase family 2 protein produces MLVSIVIPCYGTPKTLYPLVNEINKIFQTQNADHEVILVNDACPLDSWSQIQNICLHEKKVRGINLSRNFGQHAAITCGLQYARGSRIIIMDCDLQDDPKYIPALIDKMNEGYDIVQARRIFRHESFFKRTQSWMFYKSLSVFLGVQLDYSVANYGIYSKTVVDHIIKLGDRMRFFPYLVSWLGFNSSKVEVVQNERVEGVSGYTLRKALKLAVDIAISSSGRPLYLCMLFGGMVSFFSILLGIIFVVRYFSIGLAPSGWTSMMVTILFSTGIIMFNMGIIGLYLNKVFEQTKNRPIFVVKDITGIDA; encoded by the coding sequence ATGTTGGTTTCTATCGTTATTCCGTGTTATGGAACTCCAAAAACACTTTATCCGTTAGTTAATGAAATTAATAAAATTTTTCAAACACAAAATGCAGATCATGAAGTTATATTGGTGAATGATGCGTGTCCTTTGGATTCATGGTCGCAGATACAGAATATTTGCTTGCATGAAAAAAAAGTAAGAGGAATTAATCTTTCTAGGAATTTTGGGCAGCATGCAGCTATCACTTGTGGGCTACAATATGCAAGAGGGAGCCGAATCATCATTATGGATTGTGATTTACAAGATGATCCGAAATACATACCTGCGCTCATAGATAAAATGAATGAAGGATATGACATTGTGCAAGCTAGAAGAATATTTAGGCACGAAAGTTTCTTTAAACGAACACAATCATGGATGTTTTATAAATCCTTAAGTGTATTTCTTGGTGTCCAGCTAGATTATTCTGTTGCAAACTATGGTATCTATTCAAAAACAGTGGTTGATCATATTATAAAACTTGGAGATCGCATGAGATTTTTTCCATACTTAGTGTCATGGTTGGGTTTCAATTCGTCCAAAGTTGAAGTTGTCCAAAATGAACGAGTAGAAGGAGTGTCTGGCTACACTCTTCGTAAGGCATTGAAGCTAGCTGTTGATATTGCTATTTCATCTTCAGGACGTCCTTTATATCTATGTATGCTTTTTGGTGGCATGGTTTCATTTTTCAGTATTTTGTTAGGTATTATTTTTGTAGTTAGATATTTTTCAATTGGATTAGCTCCATCTGGATGGACTAGTATGATGGTGACGATATTGTTTTCTACAGGGATCATCATGTTTAATATGGGTATTATCGGGTTGTATTTAAATAAAGTTTTTGAACAAACAAAGAATAGGCCTATTTTTGTTGTTAAAGATATAACAGGGATTGATGCATAG
- a CDS encoding glycosyltransferase, with amino-acid sequence MRATVVVSTYNQEKYIVECLESILSQESDYQFNIIVSDDNSKDKTPIILKEYSYKYPDRISLILRDKNVGAAANYVGVHNEADGDIIFHMDGDDVMLPSKIQKQMQMFSVDSEVNIIFHRALYFSDDGSLLKPTKGFMAGQEIVSFSAREMAMWGSIAVHSSYAYRRSSRKVHDIGREFMEWFFAMDSLLPDGKGLFINDVLVKYRINQNGNSYLSTGKGKMKAYRIYFQDIYHYFGLNPDLRPQLFANAVVSFLGMLKNVHTIDLSLFKFLLRNIFYFNPSYIKSAYTARLSNGLVDKENE; translated from the coding sequence ATGCGCGCCACAGTAGTAGTATCTACGTATAATCAAGAAAAATATATCGTGGAATGTTTAGAAAGCATTCTGTCGCAAGAATCCGATTATCAGTTTAATATTATAGTTTCAGATGATAATTCGAAAGATAAAACCCCCATTATTTTAAAAGAATACTCTTATAAGTATCCTGATCGAATTTCTCTGATTTTGCGTGATAAGAATGTAGGTGCAGCGGCAAATTATGTAGGAGTACATAATGAGGCTGATGGCGATATTATTTTTCACATGGATGGTGATGATGTTATGCTTCCATCCAAGATTCAAAAACAGATGCAGATGTTCTCTGTAGACAGTGAAGTTAATATAATATTTCACAGGGCCTTGTATTTTTCCGATGATGGAAGCTTGTTAAAGCCGACAAAAGGGTTTATGGCGGGTCAAGAAATTGTCTCTTTTTCAGCAAGAGAGATGGCTATGTGGGGAAGTATCGCTGTACACAGTTCCTACGCTTATAGAAGATCATCAAGAAAGGTACACGATATTGGCAGGGAATTTATGGAGTGGTTTTTTGCAATGGATTCTTTATTGCCAGATGGTAAAGGCCTTTTTATCAATGATGTGCTTGTAAAATACCGAATAAACCAGAATGGTAATTCGTATTTGTCGACTGGCAAAGGAAAGATGAAGGCTTATCGGATCTATTTTCAGGATATTTATCACTACTTCGGATTAAATCCTGATTTGCGTCCACAATTATTTGCAAATGCGGTAGTTTCTTTTTTGGGTATGCTTAAAAATGTACATACGATTGATCTATCACTGTTTAAGTTTTTATTGAGGAATATTTTTTATTTCAATCCATCCTATATAAAAAGTGCTTATACAGCCCGTCTAAGTAATGGGTTGGTAGATAAGGAGAATGAGTAG
- a CDS encoding oligosaccharide flippase family protein, with translation MKSIQAYFLTTISQGSKILVAFVIIKMIAWRLGPEGLGLLGNFMSLTSAMVTFAGGGILTAVVKYVAEYREDEDKCKSFISAAGLYTSVCAVSILIIAIVFRNQISTYIFGSAEYWYLVLLLAVAQVAYAFSNFIIGIINGLGKIHYFSFITVIGSSIALPLAGYFIFKFGFNGAAIALIVTNAVILLPALYFGKKISILKNISYVKTFSEYQKLFKYSLMLVSSAVFLPAAEIFVRNLVIERNSLLDAGYFQSLLRLSAVYISFISLFLAYYFMPKISNTKSNAFIFYQSLRYVGFLSALFSCFAVILYFLRNEVISFALSVEFLAASQYIHQQLIADLFKVCAYVFGFVAVGRGCFKLYIAAEVLQAAGFVFFTKLLYISSLSEVYNALILTNMLYFALAGCVFLFSYRKDIFSKEQICAPQ, from the coding sequence GTGAAAAGTATCCAAGCATATTTTTTAACTACTATCTCACAAGGCTCTAAAATTTTGGTTGCATTTGTGATCATTAAGATGATTGCTTGGCGTTTAGGCCCTGAAGGGTTGGGGTTACTTGGTAACTTTATGAGTTTGACTTCTGCTATGGTAACGTTTGCAGGTGGTGGTATTTTGACTGCTGTTGTTAAGTACGTTGCCGAGTACAGAGAAGACGAGGATAAATGTAAATCGTTTATCTCAGCTGCTGGTTTATATACGTCTGTTTGTGCCGTCTCGATTTTGATTATCGCTATCGTTTTTCGCAATCAAATTTCTACTTATATTTTTGGATCAGCTGAATATTGGTATTTAGTATTACTTCTTGCTGTTGCTCAAGTTGCGTATGCATTTTCAAATTTTATTATAGGCATTATAAATGGACTGGGGAAAATACACTATTTTTCTTTTATTACGGTTATAGGAAGCTCTATTGCCCTGCCATTAGCGGGCTATTTTATATTTAAATTTGGCTTCAATGGTGCGGCTATAGCTTTAATCGTGACAAATGCAGTTATCTTGTTGCCGGCGTTATATTTCGGAAAGAAAATAAGCATTTTAAAGAATATATCTTATGTTAAGACGTTCAGCGAATATCAAAAGCTTTTCAAATATTCCTTAATGTTAGTTAGCAGTGCCGTGTTTTTACCAGCCGCTGAAATATTCGTACGAAATTTAGTGATAGAGAGAAACAGTTTATTAGATGCAGGATATTTTCAATCACTTTTAAGGCTTTCTGCAGTATACATCAGTTTTATATCTTTGTTTTTAGCATATTATTTTATGCCAAAGATTTCTAATACGAAATCCAATGCCTTTATTTTCTATCAGTCATTACGCTATGTGGGGTTCTTAAGTGCTCTTTTTTCTTGCTTTGCTGTAATTCTGTATTTTTTAAGAAATGAAGTGATTTCTTTTGCTCTTTCGGTTGAGTTTTTAGCGGCGTCTCAATATATTCATCAGCAATTGATTGCTGATTTATTCAAAGTCTGCGCATATGTTTTTGGCTTTGTTGCTGTCGGGCGGGGTTGTTTTAAATTGTACATAGCGGCTGAGGTACTGCAAGCAGCAGGCTTTGTGTTTTTTACTAAGCTGCTTTATATTTCGAGTCTTTCTGAAGTGTATAATGCACTTATTTTAACAAATATGCTCTATTTTGCTCTCGCGGGGTGTGTTTTTCTTTTCTCATACCGTAAAGATATTTTTTCGAAGGAACAGATATGCGCGCCACAGTAG
- a CDS encoding formyltransferase family protein has product MNFLVFSLGQKGYSVVKGLIGKGLNQSRLFVIVGTDKNVKTDYSDEVIELCQAHQIPFLKSNNCSVKDLPFHYSYAIAAGWRWMIRDIPENQLVVFHDSILPRYRGFAPLVSCLKNKDQEIGVTALWGNKDYDAGNILGQVVLKVDYPTTIAEQINRISNEYANLAVKVSEMFETQGVDLSGRVQNIDEISYSMWLDDEDYRIQWCDKSEEICHFISCVGSPFMGASTMMGSRLVRIMEAEVAPDLRIENRTPGKVFSISHHEATVVCGQGMLKVISAKYDDDQTDVVWTKIRTRLK; this is encoded by the coding sequence ATGAATTTCTTAGTGTTTTCTTTAGGACAAAAGGGTTATTCGGTCGTTAAAGGACTAATAGGAAAAGGCCTAAATCAGAGTCGTCTTTTTGTAATTGTGGGAACAGATAAAAATGTCAAAACCGATTATTCTGATGAGGTAATTGAGCTATGCCAAGCACATCAAATTCCTTTTCTTAAATCAAATAACTGTTCTGTAAAGGATCTTCCTTTTCATTACTCATATGCAATTGCGGCAGGATGGAGGTGGATGATTCGTGATATCCCTGAAAATCAGCTAGTTGTTTTTCATGATTCGATACTGCCGCGCTATCGTGGCTTTGCTCCATTGGTGAGTTGCCTTAAGAATAAAGACCAAGAAATTGGTGTTACGGCTTTGTGGGGGAACAAAGATTATGATGCTGGTAATATACTCGGGCAAGTAGTCTTGAAGGTAGATTATCCAACGACAATTGCAGAGCAAATTAATAGGATTTCAAATGAATATGCTAATCTTGCTGTTAAGGTATCGGAGATGTTTGAAACACAAGGTGTAGATCTATCAGGTAGAGTTCAGAATATCGACGAAATTAGTTACAGTATGTGGCTTGATGATGAGGACTATCGTATCCAGTGGTGCGATAAATCTGAAGAAATTTGCCATTTTATTTCGTGTGTAGGAAGTCCTTTTATGGGAGCCAGCACAATGATGGGCAGCCGGCTTGTGAGGATTATGGAGGCTGAAGTGGCCCCTGATTTAAGAATTGAGAATAGAACCCCAGGAAAAGTATTTTCTATATCACACCACGAAGCGACTGTTGTTTGCGGGCAAGGTATGTTGAAGGTTATAAGTGCCAAATATGACGATGATCAGACAGATGTTGTCTGGACAAAAATTAGGACAAGATTGAAGTGA
- the rffA gene encoding dTDP-4-amino-4,6-dideoxygalactose transaminase translates to MTIPFNIPPHSENALKYIENSFRGSKLSGDGDYNKKCVHWLNNYFKSKLSVVTPSCTSALEMSMLLADIGPGDEVILPSYTFSSTANAVVIFGAIPVFVDIEPDTMNISPAEIKKAITPKTKMIMPVHYAGVGCKMDEIMAIAQEHSLIVVEDAAQGMLASYKNKPLGAIGHMSAVSFHDTKNIVCGEGGCLVINDDKFLARAEIIRDKGTNRQKFLNGQVDKYTWVDKGSSYLISEVTAAFLLAQLEDSQQITLPRLSAWATYHNGLKQIEEKGHLKRMSIPKECLGNAHIYYILLNSQDDRNKLAQFLKNEGIMTTSHYVPLHSAPAGRSFGRFVGDMNITDDLSNRLLRLPMHSHLKNEDTLTVVNKINLFFQN, encoded by the coding sequence ATGACTATTCCATTTAATATACCACCACACTCAGAAAATGCCCTTAAATATATTGAAAATTCATTTCGAGGCAGCAAGCTAAGTGGCGATGGTGACTACAATAAAAAATGTGTCCACTGGTTGAATAACTATTTTAAATCAAAACTCAGTGTCGTAACTCCCTCATGTACATCTGCATTAGAAATGTCCATGCTATTAGCAGATATCGGTCCCGGCGATGAAGTGATTTTGCCCTCTTACACATTTTCTTCTACTGCCAATGCAGTCGTAATTTTTGGCGCCATACCGGTATTCGTTGATATTGAGCCAGACACTATGAATATCAGCCCAGCTGAAATCAAAAAAGCAATTACACCAAAAACAAAAATGATCATGCCTGTGCACTACGCTGGAGTAGGATGCAAAATGGATGAAATTATGGCTATTGCACAAGAGCATTCATTAATAGTTGTCGAAGATGCCGCACAGGGAATGCTGGCTTCTTATAAAAACAAACCTCTAGGTGCCATCGGACATATGTCTGCAGTCAGCTTTCATGATACAAAAAATATTGTATGCGGAGAAGGCGGATGTCTCGTCATTAACGACGACAAATTTCTCGCACGCGCAGAGATTATTCGTGACAAAGGAACCAACCGTCAGAAGTTTCTTAACGGACAAGTTGATAAATACACTTGGGTAGATAAAGGATCCTCTTACCTTATTTCAGAAGTAACAGCGGCATTTCTTCTTGCTCAATTAGAAGATTCCCAACAAATTACACTCCCTCGTCTTAGTGCATGGGCCACCTATCACAATGGACTAAAACAAATAGAAGAAAAAGGACATCTTAAGCGCATGAGCATTCCAAAGGAATGTCTTGGAAATGCACATATTTATTATATTTTGTTAAATAGCCAAGATGATAGAAACAAACTTGCACAATTTCTCAAAAACGAAGGTATTATGACAACCAGCCACTATGTACCACTACATTCGGCCCCCGCAGGAAGAAGTTTTGGCCGCTTTGTTGGTGATATGAATATCACGGATGATCTTTCAAACAGATTGTTACGTCTACCAATGCATTCTCATCTTAAGAATGAGGATACATTGACTGTAGTAAATAAGATCAACCTTTTCTTTCAAAACTAA
- the rfbA gene encoding glucose-1-phosphate thymidylyltransferase RfbA — translation MKAIVLAGGSGSRLYPSTKSLSKQLLPVYDKPTVYYPISVMMLAGIRDILIISTPRDLPLIRDLMGDGNHLGVNFSYAEQPEPKGIAQAFTIGERFIDNKPCGLILGDNLFYGNELPQLVREAAKKEQGATVFAYRVQDPERYGVVEFNKDKRAVSIEEKPQQPKSNWAVTGLYFYDHNVVNIAKSLKPSKRGELEITDLNRVYLEQERLDVKTLGRGTAWLDTGTHDSLLSSSLFVQTVEQRQGLKIACLEEIAYLMNFITLSELEKIAESYPQSSYGMYLKNLVKNETVFNG, via the coding sequence ATGAAAGCTATAGTATTGGCAGGAGGATCAGGATCAAGGCTGTACCCCTCGACAAAGTCTTTAAGTAAGCAGTTGCTTCCAGTATATGATAAACCAACTGTGTATTATCCAATATCGGTTATGATGTTAGCGGGTATTCGTGATATTTTGATTATTTCAACTCCAAGAGATTTGCCATTAATTCGTGATTTAATGGGTGATGGAAATCATTTAGGCGTAAATTTTTCTTACGCAGAACAACCTGAACCTAAGGGCATTGCTCAAGCTTTTACAATTGGTGAAAGATTTATAGATAATAAACCTTGTGGATTGATTCTCGGAGATAATTTATTCTATGGCAATGAGTTGCCACAATTGGTACGTGAAGCGGCTAAGAAGGAACAAGGGGCTACGGTTTTTGCTTATAGAGTTCAAGATCCCGAACGCTACGGTGTTGTGGAGTTTAATAAAGATAAGAGGGCTGTAAGTATTGAAGAAAAACCACAGCAACCGAAGTCAAATTGGGCAGTAACGGGCCTCTATTTTTATGATCATAATGTTGTTAATATTGCTAAATCTCTAAAGCCGTCAAAGCGTGGAGAGTTGGAAATTACAGATTTAAATAGAGTGTATTTGGAGCAGGAACGTCTTGATGTAAAAACATTGGGTCGCGGAACGGCTTGGCTCGATACGGGGACGCATGATTCCCTTTTGAGTTCATCATTGTTTGTTCAAACCGTCGAACAGCGTCAGGGCCTGAAAATTGCCTGTTTAGAAGAGATTGCTTACCTTATGAATTTTATCACATTGAGTGAGTTAGAAAAGATAGCAGAGTCTTACCCGCAAAGCAGCTATGGTATGTATCTTAAAAATTTAGTTAAAAACGAAACAGTTTTTAACGGTTAG
- the rfbB gene encoding dTDP-glucose 4,6-dehydratase produces the protein MTLFITGAAGFIGSSFLRVAKAHGIYGKIVIIDSLTYAGRKENFIDYVNDRDVIFENVDIRNYESLRSVFQKYEPSSVVHLAAESHVDNSISGPRVFIETNVIGTFNLLECSRELYSSRKVDVDKFKFVHVSTDEVFGELGETGKFSETTAYDPSSPYSASKASSDHLVRAWHRTFGLPCIVTNCSNNYGPRQFPEKLIPRMILNALADKALPVYGKGQNVRDWIYVDDHSEGIWLALTKGKAGDTYCLGGNSERKNIEVVTAICEILDRKKPRRNNQSYKELITFVEDRLGHDFRYAIDDQLAQEELGYKRRFSTFEEGLESTINWYLENSGWVESISKGAK, from the coding sequence ATGACTTTATTTATCACTGGTGCGGCAGGATTCATCGGGAGTTCTTTTTTAAGGGTAGCAAAAGCGCATGGTATTTATGGCAAAATTGTGATTATTGATTCGTTAACTTATGCTGGACGCAAAGAAAACTTCATTGATTATGTTAATGATAGGGATGTCATTTTTGAAAATGTAGATATACGTAACTATGAAAGCCTACGTAGTGTGTTTCAAAAATATGAACCTTCATCCGTAGTACATTTAGCTGCGGAATCACATGTGGATAATTCTATTAGTGGACCTCGTGTGTTTATTGAGACAAATGTAATAGGCACATTTAATCTTTTAGAGTGCTCTAGAGAGCTATATTCGTCACGAAAGGTAGATGTCGATAAGTTTAAATTTGTTCATGTCTCAACTGACGAAGTATTTGGTGAGTTAGGTGAAACTGGTAAATTTTCGGAGACTACAGCTTATGATCCAAGTTCGCCTTATTCTGCATCAAAAGCCTCAAGTGATCACTTAGTTAGAGCATGGCACAGAACATTCGGATTACCATGTATCGTTACAAATTGTTCTAACAACTATGGTCCTCGTCAATTTCCAGAAAAACTAATACCAAGAATGATATTAAATGCTCTTGCTGATAAGGCTTTACCTGTTTATGGGAAAGGTCAGAATGTACGTGATTGGATATATGTGGATGACCATTCAGAAGGTATTTGGTTGGCTTTAACTAAGGGTAAAGCTGGAGACACTTACTGTTTAGGTGGAAATTCAGAACGAAAAAATATAGAGGTTGTGACAGCCATTTGTGAAATTTTAGATAGGAAAAAACCTCGTCGGAATAATCAAAGTTATAAAGAGTTAATCACCTTTGTTGAAGATCGCCTAGGTCATGATTTTCGATATGCTATTGATGATCAACTCGCACAAGAAGAATTAGGATATAAAAGAAGGTTTTCGACTTTTGAAGAAGGTTTAGAGTCTACCATTAATTGGTATTTGGAAAACTCTGGCTGGGTAGAGTCTATCAGTAAAGGAGCGAAATAA
- a CDS encoding UDP-glucose dehydrogenase family protein translates to MNLCIIGCGRIGLTTALCFAKQGVSVKCHDTDSNIIDRLKSGQNTFFEPEITPLLQDLTHTQKITFELDLIKCLTQYNILMVCVGTPNTLNRSADLSSFEKLIASINNHSSSPKTIIIRSTVPPGTQSRLTQKYPKHRFISSPEFLREGSAIHDCLNPDRIIVGSNDHEDLNLFKELYTGFKLQSEQFLFMDPTSAEMSKYASNIFLAARVSLMNEFSRICAKNSADIKQVQRSLAADHRIGDKFLNAGLGYGGSCFPKDLEAFVHYARELHEDTVITSAVHHTNQLQIQNFAEKIVQSLSSYNKAQPIAIWGLSFKPNTDDLREAPALKVADILLQKGHKLKLYDPKANGNLVKHYQHDSQVIVCATAEEAVKDCSGLVICTEWSEFLNADLQHIKSLMKYPIIFDGRNIYSPEKMKSLGFKYYAVGRHS, encoded by the coding sequence ATGAATTTATGTATTATAGGCTGTGGCCGAATCGGACTGACAACTGCTCTTTGCTTCGCTAAACAAGGAGTTTCTGTAAAATGTCACGATACGGACTCTAACATCATTGATAGACTAAAAAGTGGGCAAAATACATTTTTTGAGCCTGAAATCACACCTCTACTTCAAGATCTAACTCATACTCAGAAAATCACTTTTGAGTTAGATCTTATAAAATGCTTAACTCAATACAATATTCTTATGGTCTGCGTCGGAACCCCAAATACTTTGAACCGGTCTGCTGACCTCAGTAGTTTTGAAAAGCTCATCGCATCCATAAATAACCACTCATCCTCCCCAAAAACTATTATTATTCGTTCCACTGTTCCCCCCGGAACTCAAAGCCGCTTGACACAGAAGTATCCCAAACATCGGTTTATCTCCAGCCCCGAATTCTTACGAGAGGGCTCCGCTATCCATGACTGCCTGAATCCGGACCGGATTATTGTGGGCTCTAACGATCATGAAGATTTGAATTTATTCAAAGAGCTCTATACAGGCTTTAAATTACAATCTGAACAATTCCTTTTTATGGACCCGACATCGGCTGAGATGTCCAAATACGCATCTAATATTTTTTTAGCCGCCCGCGTGTCTCTAATGAATGAGTTTTCACGTATCTGTGCGAAAAACAGTGCTGATATTAAACAGGTTCAAAGATCTTTAGCCGCGGACCATCGTATTGGGGATAAATTCCTAAATGCAGGACTAGGTTACGGAGGTAGTTGCTTCCCTAAGGATTTAGAAGCATTTGTTCATTATGCTCGCGAACTGCATGAGGATACAGTTATAACCTCAGCTGTACACCACACAAATCAATTACAGATCCAAAATTTTGCAGAAAAAATTGTTCAAAGTCTCTCCAGCTATAATAAGGCTCAACCGATCGCAATATGGGGACTGAGCTTTAAACCAAATACAGATGATTTGCGCGAAGCACCAGCATTAAAAGTTGCAGATATTCTTCTACAAAAAGGCCATAAATTAAAACTCTACGATCCAAAAGCAAATGGGAACCTCGTCAAACATTATCAACACGATTCACAAGTTATTGTCTGTGCAACTGCAGAGGAGGCAGTAAAAGACTGTTCCGGCTTAGTAATTTGTACTGAATGGTCTGAATTCCTCAACGCTGATCTTCAACATATTAAGTCGCTAATGAAATATCCTATTATTTTTGATGGACGCAACATCTACTCTCCTGAAAAAATGAAGTCTTTAGGATTTAAATACTACGCTGTTGGACGCCATTCATGA
- a CDS encoding NAD-dependent epimerase/dehydratase family protein has protein sequence MNSILITGSAGFIGTHLSEHYLKAGYRVYGVDNYLTGSIQNTDYLLHKYPKNFVFSEQDISDKWTLDSVGIQNLKYVFHLASPASVKLYQKFPIETMQANSIGLENSLQFADHYRARLVFSSTSEIYGSPLSSPQKESDWGHVNSFGPRSCYDESKRFGEALIFSYNQKNQTSHGLVRIFNTYGDRMHPNDDRVINSFLQQALKNEDMTIYGDGQQTRSFCYIDDLVAGLVRYAESNLKQPINLGNDHEVRILDLAKLVLEVTGSKSKIRFEPLPQDDPLQRRPDLTLARQLLEYNPNITLMDGLKKMMSVIDSTQL, from the coding sequence ATGAATAGCATCTTGATCACGGGCTCTGCGGGATTTATTGGAACCCACTTGTCTGAACATTATCTAAAAGCCGGTTATCGTGTATATGGAGTGGATAATTATCTAACAGGTTCTATACAGAATACAGACTACCTACTACACAAATATCCTAAGAATTTTGTTTTTTCTGAACAGGATATCAGTGATAAGTGGACTTTAGATTCTGTGGGTATACAAAATCTAAAATACGTCTTCCATCTAGCGAGTCCCGCTTCCGTAAAGCTATATCAAAAATTCCCGATTGAAACTATGCAAGCCAATTCCATAGGGCTTGAAAATTCGTTGCAATTTGCTGACCACTATCGTGCCCGCCTTGTTTTTTCTTCAACCAGTGAAATCTACGGAAGTCCCTTATCTTCACCTCAAAAAGAAAGTGATTGGGGTCATGTTAATTCATTCGGGCCGCGTAGTTGTTACGACGAATCTAAGCGCTTTGGTGAAGCTTTAATTTTTTCTTATAACCAGAAGAATCAAACCTCACATGGGCTTGTCCGTATCTTCAATACTTATGGCGATCGGATGCATCCCAATGATGATCGTGTTATCAATAGCTTTTTACAACAAGCATTGAAAAATGAAGACATGACTATTTACGGAGATGGACAACAAACCCGCAGCTTTTGCTATATTGATGATTTAGTTGCTGGACTAGTACGGTATGCAGAATCTAACCTGAAACAGCCAATTAATTTAGGCAATGATCACGAAGTTCGTATTTTAGACTTAGCCAAACTTGTTTTAGAGGTTACAGGTTCAAAATCTAAAATCCGTTTTGAACCACTTCCTCAAGATGACCCTCTTCAGCGTCGGCCAGATTTGACTCTGGCCCGACAGCTTCTTGAATACAATCCGAATATCACACTGATGGACGGATTGAAAAAAATGATGAGTGTTATTGATAGTACTCAGTTATGA
- a CDS encoding HdeD family acid-resistance protein, translating into MASESTTEVTTVKSDGLFNAVSVPLGSGRWLMALGIALMVLGIFALVASVATTLMSIVFIGAMLLVASIFQVVFAITAGRWVGVGVHLLLFVLYGVTGAFLIFNPIVGAATLTLFLAFFFIVSGLFRAAYAATLRYSEWGWSFLGGMITTALGAYVLMNMPETSLVLLGVLFGIDLLLVGMSFFWSGFGIRKVTSVHKSSKKMKPMRAAHT; encoded by the coding sequence ATGGCAAGCGAATCTACGACAGAAGTCACAACAGTGAAATCAGATGGACTGTTTAATGCGGTTTCAGTTCCTCTGGGGTCTGGACGATGGCTCATGGCTTTGGGGATAGCTCTTATGGTTCTGGGAATATTTGCACTCGTGGCTTCAGTCGCAACGACTTTAATGTCGATCGTTTTTATTGGAGCGATGTTGTTGGTAGCCTCTATCTTTCAAGTTGTCTTTGCTATTACGGCTGGGCGCTGGGTAGGCGTAGGAGTTCATTTATTGTTATTTGTTCTTTATGGTGTAACGGGAGCTTTTCTGATTTTTAATCCGATCGTAGGAGCTGCAACGCTTACATTATTTTTGGCTTTCTTTTTTATCGTCAGTGGATTATTTCGCGCGGCGTATGCGGCGACCTTACGATACAGTGAGTGGGGTTGGTCATTTTTAGGTGGTATGATCACAACAGCTCTTGGAGCCTACGTCTTAATGAATATGCCTGAAACGAGTTTGGTTCTTTTGGGAGTGTTATTCGGAATTGATTTACTCTTGGTCGGTATGAGTTTCTTTTGGAGTGGATTTGGTATCCGAAAAGTAACTTCCGTTCATAAAAGTAGCAAAAAGATGAAGCCTATGAGGGCTGCTCATACGTGA
- a CDS encoding helix-turn-helix transcriptional regulator, with protein MSTKNITLSKMEKEFSPLTFGRLLKSHRLGEEMTQVELAKKLKISKQGLNDLEHGRKIPSLRRTIKIARRIGLLEDLLIQLVLQDQLRKEKLNFTVNLSRRLQKAS; from the coding sequence ATGAGTACTAAAAATATAACCCTTAGTAAAATGGAGAAAGAATTCTCACCATTAACATTCGGTCGGCTCTTGAAGTCCCACCGCCTTGGCGAAGAAATGACACAAGTCGAATTGGCAAAAAAACTTAAAATCTCAAAGCAAGGACTTAATGACCTCGAGCATGGGCGAAAAATTCCATCCTTACGTCGTACTATTAAAATAGCCCGCCGAATTGGTTTACTAGAAGATCTTTTAATACAATTGGTACTTCAGGATCAGCTACGAAAAGAAAAACTTAACTTTACCGTAAATCTGAGTCGCCGCCTTCAAAAAGCATCGTAG